Part of the Nicotiana sylvestris chromosome 5, ASM39365v2, whole genome shotgun sequence genome is shown below.
atcgggatTTACCTCGATCCCTCTTTATGGGACTAGGAATCCTAAGAATTTACCGAAAcaaaccccgaatgcgcatttctccgggttgagtttcatgttatgcTTCTTCAGGATGTTGAAAGTCTCTTGGAAGTGTTTCAAATGATCTCCAACATTCAGAGACTTGAATAACATGTCAACAATGTATACCTACAATATTTTTCCTATATGATTTTCAAACATTTTATTAACGAGACTGTGGAAACTGGCTCAGGCGTTTCTTAAGCCCAAAtggcatcacattatagcaatatgtaccaAAGTTTgttatgaaagaagttttttcctgatcctACCGGTTCATCTTTATTTGGTTGTATCCAGAGTAAGCATaaaggaaactcattaactcgtgTCCGGCCATAGCAttaatcatttgatcaatgtttggcaatGGAAACGAGTCTTTATGGCACgccttgtttaaatccttataatctaaGAACATTCTCAACTTGTTATTCTTTTTTGGAACtacaactacattggctaaccattctAGATATTTTACCTCCCCATGGAGCCAATATTGAGTAACCGAGTTACCTCCTCTTTAACAAACCTATTCTTGAGCTCGGCTATTGGGCATTTCTTTTACCTTACTAGTGGGATGTTTGGGTCCAGTCTCACTTTATGAACGGATACCTCTCATAGGATATTTGTCATATCCGAGTGAGACCATGAAAAGAAATCTACATTagctttaaaataattttaaattctAACCTAAGTTCGGGATTTAGTCATGTTCCCAAGTGAAACTTATTTTCTAAAAATTCATCGAATGGGGCCACTTGCTCGAGTTCTTACACGGTTGACTTAGTCGCATCCTTCTCCTCCTGTACCTAAAAATATCTCGGCACCTGCTGGGATTCCGATGACTCCTTGCCTTTATCGTCTTCGTTTGGAATGGGAGAAAGCATCAACTCCTGTAATTGCTATCTATTGGACTCTTTTTCCTTGTTGCTGGAAATAATTACCGTATTCATCTCCCTTGCTACCGGTCGGTCTCCCTTTATTTTCTTAACTCCTTCCGACATTGGGTAGCGATAACAACTGGTGATATGTTGAGAGCACAACCTTCATCAAGTGCATCCACAGCCTTCCGAGGATTATATCGTAACCCATATCGCCATCTACCACTTCGAATAGAGTGGTTTTGATCAATCTTTCGGCGTTTGTGGGCAGCAAAATCTCTTCTCGGGTTGTCACACTTGTCAAGCTGAATCCATCTAAGAGTTTTGTCATCGGAATGATGTTTCCGATCAGTTTTGCTTGCTCCAAAACTCTCAATTGTATTATGTTGGCTGAACTTCCGGGGTCAGCCAAAACACTTTTAATTTTGAAATCTAAAACACTGAGAGAGATTATCAAAGCGTCGTTGTGTGGTAGGAGTCTAACAGTGTCTTCCTCCGTGAAAGTGATGTCATCTTCTACGACCTCCCAAAGTCTCTTGTTGTAAGTCACTGatatcttcattttctttgatgCTAAAAAAGTTACAACGTAGACTTCATTTTCTCTGAAAATCGTGTTGATAGTCAGCATATGGCATCCTTCTACTACCTTCGAACGCTCTGCATTGTCCCGGCTTTGATTGTTCTTGGCTCGGTTACTTAAAAACTCCCTCAGATGACCATTCTTCAACAATGTTGTCACTTCTTCATGAAGATGTCGGGAGTCCCCAGTTCTATGGCAGTGAGTCCCACGGTATTCACACCATAAACAGAGATCCCTCTGTCTAGGATCAGATCGGATTGGCTTTAGGAACCGTGCTTTGAT
Proteins encoded:
- the LOC104228292 gene encoding uncharacterized protein; this translates as MRNIKARFLKPIRSDPRQRDLCLWCEYRGTHCHRTGDSRHLHEEVTTLLKNGHLREFLSNRAKNNQSRDNAERSKVVEGCHMLTINTIFRENEVYVVTFLASKKMKISVTYNKRLWEVVEDDITFTEEDTVRLLPHNDALIISLSVLDFKIKSVLADPGSSANIIQLRVLEQAKLIGNIIPMTKLLDGFSLTSVTTREEILLPTNAERLIKTTLFEVVDGDMGYDIILGRLWMHLMKVVLSTYHQLLSLPNVGRS